One window of the Streptomyces asoensis genome contains the following:
- a CDS encoding NAD(P)/FAD-dependent oxidoreductase: MAPSAMNRWITSLSDAQPVPYWLEDPGKPHPEPALTGPETCDLLVVGGGYSGLWTALVAKEREPQRDVVLLEGREVGWAASGRNGGFCAASLTHGLPNGLARWPDEIHRLEELGKRNLDEIEAAIARHGIDCDFERTGEIDVATETYQARELRDWYEELEGKGLADGLEFLDADAVREQVASPTFQAGLYDRRGVAMLHPAKLAWGLKQACLRLGVRVYEHTPALTLKPYGAGMAVGTPYGQVRARQVALGTNIFPNLVKRVRAYTVPVYDYALMTEPLSADRLDSIGWKNRQGLGDSANQFHYFRLSADNRILWGGYDAVYPYGGRVRAEYDDRPETYARLAEHFFGCFPQLEGVRFTHAWGGAIDTCSRFSAFFGTAHQGKVAYAAGYTGLGVGATRFGAEVMLDLLAGESTERTSLEMVRKKPLPFPPEPFAWTGIALTKWSLARADAHGGRRNLWLRTMDKLGLGFDS, from the coding sequence ATGGCCCCGAGCGCCATGAACCGGTGGATCACTTCTCTTTCCGACGCACAGCCGGTGCCGTACTGGCTGGAAGATCCCGGCAAGCCGCACCCCGAACCCGCGCTCACCGGCCCCGAGACCTGCGATCTGCTGGTCGTCGGCGGCGGCTACAGCGGACTGTGGACCGCGCTCGTCGCCAAGGAGCGCGAGCCGCAGCGGGACGTGGTGCTGCTGGAGGGCCGTGAGGTGGGCTGGGCCGCCTCGGGCCGCAACGGAGGCTTCTGCGCGGCCTCCCTCACCCACGGGCTGCCCAACGGGCTCGCCCGCTGGCCGGACGAGATCCACCGGCTGGAGGAGCTGGGGAAGCGCAACCTCGACGAGATCGAGGCGGCGATCGCCCGGCACGGCATCGACTGCGACTTCGAGCGCACCGGCGAGATCGACGTCGCCACCGAGACGTACCAGGCACGGGAACTGCGCGACTGGTACGAGGAGCTCGAAGGCAAGGGTCTCGCCGACGGGCTCGAGTTCCTCGACGCGGACGCGGTGCGCGAGCAGGTCGCCTCGCCCACCTTCCAGGCGGGTCTGTACGACCGCCGGGGCGTGGCCATGCTCCATCCCGCCAAGCTCGCCTGGGGTCTGAAGCAGGCGTGCCTGCGGCTGGGCGTCCGGGTCTACGAGCACACCCCCGCCCTGACGCTGAAGCCCTACGGCGCCGGAATGGCCGTGGGAACCCCCTACGGGCAGGTGCGGGCCCGGCAGGTCGCGCTCGGCACCAACATCTTCCCCAACCTGGTCAAGCGGGTGCGGGCGTACACCGTCCCGGTCTACGACTACGCGCTGATGACCGAACCGCTGAGCGCCGACCGGCTCGACTCGATCGGCTGGAAGAACCGGCAGGGCCTCGGGGACTCGGCCAACCAGTTCCACTACTTCCGGTTGTCGGCCGACAACCGGATCCTGTGGGGCGGATACGACGCGGTCTACCCCTACGGGGGCCGGGTGCGCGCCGAATACGACGACCGGCCGGAGACGTACGCCAGGCTCGCCGAGCACTTCTTCGGCTGCTTCCCGCAGCTGGAGGGGGTGCGCTTCACCCACGCGTGGGGCGGGGCGATCGACACGTGCTCGCGCTTCTCGGCGTTCTTCGGCACGGCGCACCAGGGGAAGGTGGCCTACGCGGCCGGGTACACGGGCCTGGGTGTCGGGGCCACCCGCTTCGGGGCCGAGGTGATGCTGGACCTGCTGGCGGGGGAGAGCACCGAGCGGACGTCGCTGGAGATGGTCCGCAAGAAGCCGCTGCCCTTCCCGCCCGAGCCCTTCGCCTGGACCGGCATCGCCCTCACCAAGTGGTCGCTGGCCCGCGCCGACGCGCACGGCGGGCGGCGCAACCTGTGGCTGAGGACGATGGACAAGCTGGGGCTGGGCTTCGACAGCTGA
- a CDS encoding PucR family transcriptional regulator: protein MPPTLASLVHHSALKLTVRAGEDRLDVPVRWAHVSELADPVPYMEGGELLLITALKLDAEDPEAMRRYVRRLAKAGVVGLGFAVGVNYEDIPKALLDAAEEEGLPLLEVPRRTPFLAISKAVSAAIAADQYRAVTAGFAAQRELTKQALTDGPQGLLRALAAQVDGWAALYDASGAVVAAAPEWAGRRAARLTAEVERLRERPAPASAVVGGGGGPERSGPDDRHDDRVELHSLGTGRRPRATLAVGTASALGTAERYAVHSAIALLTLTTERSRSLHAAQQRIGAAVLCMLLAGEPDHARAVAGDLYGGLLDAPFRVIVADATPASAAADGGGDPFDGLTEAVESAAARAGEAVLVVPEGDRLVALVSDGGAAVAACAQYTAALESARAAGGVGPESGDEDGLVVGLSAPAGPITAAAAYKQSEQALSVARRRGRVFVEHEQLAAGSVLPLLADDAVKAFADGLLRALHEHDATGRGDLVASLRAWLSRHGQWDAAAADLGVHRHTLRYRMRRVEEILGRSLDDPDVRMELWLALKATSTE, encoded by the coding sequence ATGCCTCCCACGCTCGCCTCGCTCGTCCACCACTCCGCGCTGAAACTGACCGTGCGGGCCGGCGAGGACCGGCTGGACGTGCCGGTGCGCTGGGCGCACGTCAGCGAGCTCGCGGACCCCGTGCCGTACATGGAGGGCGGGGAGCTGCTGCTGATCACCGCGCTCAAGCTGGACGCGGAGGACCCGGAGGCCATGCGGCGCTATGTGCGGCGGCTGGCCAAGGCCGGGGTGGTCGGGCTGGGCTTCGCCGTCGGCGTCAACTACGAGGACATCCCGAAGGCCCTCCTGGACGCGGCCGAGGAGGAGGGCCTGCCCCTGCTGGAGGTGCCGCGCCGCACGCCCTTCCTCGCCATCAGCAAGGCGGTGTCGGCGGCGATCGCGGCCGACCAGTACCGGGCGGTCACGGCCGGGTTCGCGGCCCAGCGCGAGCTGACGAAGCAGGCGCTGACGGACGGCCCGCAGGGGCTGCTCCGCGCGCTCGCCGCGCAGGTCGACGGGTGGGCGGCCCTGTACGACGCCTCGGGTGCCGTCGTGGCGGCCGCGCCGGAGTGGGCGGGCCGACGGGCGGCACGGCTCACGGCGGAGGTGGAGCGGCTGCGGGAACGGCCGGCCCCGGCCTCGGCGGTGGTGGGCGGCGGCGGGGGTCCGGAGCGCTCCGGACCCGACGACCGGCACGACGACCGGGTCGAGCTGCACTCTTTGGGTACCGGCCGGCGCCCGCGCGCCACGCTCGCGGTCGGCACCGCCTCGGCTCTCGGCACCGCCGAGCGGTACGCCGTCCACTCGGCCATCGCGCTGCTCACCCTGACCACCGAACGCTCCCGCTCGCTGCACGCGGCGCAGCAGCGGATCGGCGCGGCGGTGCTGTGCATGCTGCTGGCGGGCGAACCGGACCACGCGCGGGCCGTCGCCGGGGACCTGTACGGCGGTCTGCTCGACGCCCCGTTCCGGGTGATCGTCGCCGACGCGACGCCGGCGTCGGCCGCGGCCGACGGGGGCGGTGACCCCTTCGACGGTCTCACCGAGGCCGTCGAGTCGGCGGCCGCCCGGGCCGGGGAGGCCGTGCTGGTGGTGCCCGAGGGCGACCGGCTGGTGGCCCTGGTCTCGGACGGGGGCGCGGCCGTGGCGGCGTGCGCGCAGTACACGGCGGCGCTGGAGAGTGCGCGGGCGGCCGGGGGCGTCGGGCCCGAGTCCGGCGACGAGGACGGACTCGTCGTGGGCCTGTCCGCGCCGGCCGGGCCGATCACGGCGGCGGCCGCGTACAAGCAGTCCGAGCAGGCACTGTCGGTGGCGCGGCGCCGGGGGCGGGTCTTCGTGGAGCACGAGCAGCTCGCCGCGGGCTCCGTGCTGCCCCTTCTCGCGGACGACGCGGTGAAGGCGTTCGCGGACGGCCTGCTGCGCGCCCTGCACGAACACGACGCGACCGGCCGCGGGGACCTGGTGGCCTCGCTGCGGGCCTGGCTCTCCCGTCACGGCCAGTGGGACGCGGCGGCGGCCGACCTGGGTGTCCACCGGCACACCCTGCGCTACCGGATGCGGCGGGTGGAGGAGATCCTCGGGCGTTCCCTGGACGACCCGGACGTCCGGATGGAGCTGTGGCTGGCACTGAAGGCGACGTCGACGGAGTAG
- a CDS encoding ATP/GTP-binding protein, which translates to MLVPLVVALVLWSLWRRGGLPYQFTLLRLFTPDDWWWGGTIASPKSMEGAEARVVYDGVFFAVLVYAMGRLGSWAHAVRHFVGRRPQPARALVALLGALATLSFVFPGAFGVGWDALPVIDPLFSLIVLISGSYELFASPLFTNALYTVITLLVVWPFAKVGGWWPYVQERLAARRAGPGQAAPAVELPRAQWPDLRNAGQYEAAELLTAEVAAGRMNDVDCVRVRRAWTAGLADFRETVLRQGGAAWTHPSGARDLPRRTARHDLLTGQVRVGRWVAAERTPVGHHDAGAALGPDVLGTSLLAVGPSGSGKTRTLVEPLTEALALQALTGACAVVAVSSPGGDPLGSDSAFDVIVGIGDPSSVHDLDPYAESEDPDEAASILAEALVGDLDTVSGQSATTALAQVLGPYRSAHGCFPTLPELRELLEGEPAALSALREAVAGDEVMRRELEARVRQTGTPGDAGRALADRLALLNRPVFAEFFGGGSNAHRAFSLRAVAHHPLRVRIDLPERGHEEAARLITRLVLAQFHTVVRERRDHFACLVLDDATGTVTEGSVRRLQRLRSQNAGVVLALRSVGDVPEALHGPLYGAVGCRMAFSGITTWDGSRFAQTWGTEWVETTEVAKHTVFADQPMTRAIHALRKLVTGNAVTTDAVTVRQVERERWSASRLAHEVPPGHAVLSLTDVRGEHAPPLLVDLRG; encoded by the coding sequence ATGCTGGTCCCGCTGGTGGTCGCGCTGGTCCTGTGGTCGCTGTGGCGCCGGGGCGGCCTGCCGTACCAGTTCACCCTGCTGCGGCTGTTCACCCCGGACGACTGGTGGTGGGGCGGCACGATCGCGTCCCCGAAGTCCATGGAGGGCGCCGAGGCGCGTGTGGTCTACGACGGCGTGTTCTTCGCGGTCCTCGTCTACGCCATGGGCCGGCTGGGCAGCTGGGCGCACGCCGTGCGGCACTTCGTGGGCCGCCGGCCGCAGCCCGCGCGGGCTCTCGTCGCCCTGCTGGGCGCGCTCGCCACCCTCAGCTTCGTCTTCCCCGGCGCCTTCGGGGTCGGCTGGGACGCCCTGCCCGTCATCGACCCGCTGTTCTCGCTGATCGTGCTGATCTCCGGCAGCTACGAGCTGTTCGCCTCTCCCCTGTTCACGAACGCGCTGTACACGGTCATCACGCTGCTGGTGGTGTGGCCGTTCGCGAAGGTCGGCGGCTGGTGGCCGTACGTGCAGGAACGACTCGCCGCCCGGCGCGCCGGGCCCGGCCAGGCCGCGCCCGCGGTCGAGCTGCCGCGCGCCCAGTGGCCCGACCTGCGGAACGCGGGGCAGTACGAGGCGGCCGAGCTGCTGACCGCCGAGGTCGCCGCCGGCCGGATGAACGACGTGGACTGTGTGCGTGTACGGCGGGCCTGGACAGCGGGGCTCGCGGACTTCCGGGAGACCGTGCTGCGGCAGGGCGGGGCGGCCTGGACCCACCCCTCCGGCGCCCGCGACCTGCCCCGGCGCACCGCGCGCCACGATCTGCTCACCGGGCAGGTGCGCGTCGGCCGCTGGGTCGCCGCCGAACGCACCCCGGTCGGTCATCACGACGCGGGCGCCGCGCTCGGCCCGGACGTGCTGGGCACCTCGCTGCTCGCGGTCGGGCCGTCCGGGTCGGGCAAGACCCGGACCCTGGTCGAGCCGCTCACCGAGGCGCTGGCCCTCCAGGCCCTCACCGGGGCGTGCGCCGTAGTCGCGGTGTCGTCGCCCGGAGGCGACCCGCTCGGCTCCGACTCCGCGTTCGACGTGATCGTCGGGATCGGGGACCCTTCCTCCGTGCACGACCTGGACCCGTACGCGGAGTCCGAGGACCCGGACGAGGCGGCCTCGATCCTCGCCGAGGCACTGGTCGGCGACCTCGACACGGTGAGCGGCCAGAGCGCGACGACGGCGCTCGCCCAGGTGCTGGGCCCCTACCGCAGCGCGCACGGGTGCTTCCCCACCCTGCCCGAGCTGCGCGAGCTCCTCGAGGGCGAACCGGCCGCGCTGTCCGCGCTGCGGGAGGCCGTGGCCGGTGACGAGGTGATGCGCCGTGAGCTGGAGGCGCGGGTCCGGCAGACCGGGACCCCGGGCGACGCGGGCCGGGCCCTCGCCGACCGGCTGGCGCTGCTCAACCGCCCGGTGTTCGCGGAGTTCTTCGGCGGCGGCAGCAACGCGCACCGGGCGTTCTCGCTGCGCGCCGTCGCCCACCACCCGCTGCGGGTCCGCATCGACCTGCCCGAGCGGGGCCACGAGGAGGCCGCCCGGCTGATCACCCGGCTGGTCCTCGCCCAGTTCCACACCGTCGTACGGGAGCGGCGCGACCACTTCGCGTGTCTGGTCCTGGACGATGCGACGGGCACGGTCACCGAGGGTTCGGTGCGCCGGCTCCAGCGGCTGCGCTCGCAGAACGCGGGCGTGGTGCTCGCCCTGCGCTCGGTCGGCGACGTCCCGGAGGCGCTGCACGGACCGCTGTACGGGGCCGTCGGCTGCCGGATGGCGTTCTCCGGCATCACCACCTGGGACGGCAGCAGGTTCGCGCAGACCTGGGGCACCGAGTGGGTGGAGACCACCGAGGTCGCCAAGCACACCGTCTTCGCCGACCAGCCGATGACCCGCGCCATCCACGCCCTGCGCAAGCTGGTGACCGGCAACGCGGTGACCACGGACGCGGTGACCGTGCGCCAGGTCGAGCGGGAGCGGTGGTCGGCGTCCCGGCTGGCGCACGAGGTGCCGCCCGGCCACGCGGTGCTGTCCCTGACGGACGTGCGGGGCGAGCACGCGCCACCGCTGCTGGTGGACCTGCGGGGCTGA
- the gabT gene encoding 4-aminobutyrate--2-oxoglutarate transaminase, which yields MTALPQERRIVTAIPGPKSQELQARRTAAVAAGVGSVLPVFTTRAGGGIIEDVDGNRLIDFGSGIAVTSVGASAEAVVRRATAQLADFTHTCFMVTPYEGYVAVAEALAELTPGDHAKKSALFNSGAEAVENAVKIARSYTKRQAVVVFDHGYHGRTNLTMALTAKNMPYKHGFGPFAPEVYRVPVAYGYRWPTGAENAGPEAAAQAIDEITKQVGADNVAAIIIEPVLGEGGFIEPAKGFLPAISKFASDNGIVFVADEIQSGFCRTGQWFACEDEGIVPDLITTAKGIAGGLPLAAVTGRAEIMDAAHAGGLGGTYGGNPVACAGALGAIETMKELDLNARAKHIESVMKGRLAAMAEKFEIIGDIRGRGAMIAIELVKDRTTKEPNPEATGALAKACHQEGLLVLTCGTYGNVLRFLPPLVIGEDLLNEGLDIIEQAFARI from the coding sequence ATGACCGCCCTTCCGCAGGAGCGCCGCATCGTCACCGCCATCCCCGGCCCGAAGTCGCAGGAACTTCAGGCCCGCCGTACCGCCGCGGTCGCGGCCGGTGTCGGTTCGGTGCTCCCCGTCTTCACCACGCGCGCGGGCGGCGGCATCATCGAGGACGTCGACGGCAACCGCCTGATCGACTTCGGCTCCGGCATCGCCGTGACGTCCGTCGGCGCCTCCGCCGAGGCCGTCGTGCGCCGGGCCACCGCCCAGCTCGCCGACTTCACCCACACCTGTTTCATGGTCACCCCGTACGAGGGCTATGTGGCGGTGGCCGAGGCCCTCGCCGAGCTCACCCCGGGTGACCACGCCAAGAAGTCCGCGCTGTTCAACAGCGGCGCCGAGGCCGTCGAGAACGCCGTCAAGATCGCCCGCTCCTACACCAAGCGGCAGGCGGTCGTCGTCTTCGACCACGGCTACCACGGCCGCACCAACCTCACCATGGCGCTGACGGCGAAGAACATGCCGTACAAGCACGGCTTCGGCCCGTTCGCGCCCGAGGTCTACCGCGTCCCGGTCGCCTACGGCTACCGCTGGCCCACCGGCGCCGAGAACGCGGGCCCCGAGGCCGCCGCGCAGGCCATCGACGAGATCACCAAGCAGGTCGGCGCGGACAACGTGGCCGCGATCATCATCGAGCCGGTGCTCGGCGAGGGCGGCTTCATCGAGCCCGCCAAGGGCTTCCTTCCGGCCATCAGCAAGTTCGCGTCCGACAACGGCATCGTCTTCGTCGCCGACGAGATCCAGTCCGGCTTCTGCCGCACCGGCCAGTGGTTCGCCTGCGAGGACGAGGGCATCGTCCCGGACCTGATCACCACGGCCAAGGGCATCGCGGGCGGTCTGCCGCTCGCCGCGGTGACCGGCCGCGCCGAGATCATGGACGCCGCGCACGCGGGTGGCCTGGGCGGCACCTACGGCGGCAACCCGGTCGCCTGCGCGGGCGCGCTCGGCGCGATCGAGACGATGAAGGAGCTCGACCTCAACGCCAGGGCGAAGCACATCGAGTCCGTCATGAAGGGCCGCCTCGCCGCCATGGCGGAGAAGTTCGAGATCATCGGCGACATCCGCGGGCGTGGCGCGATGATCGCGATCGAGCTGGTCAAGGACCGTACGACGAAGGAGCCGAACCCCGAGGCGACCGGCGCGCTCGCCAAGGCCTGCCACCAGGAGGGCCTGCTGGTCCTGACCTGTGGCACCTACGGCAACGTGCTGCGCTTCCTGCCGCCGCTGGTCATCGGCGAGGACCTGCTGAACGAGGGCCTCGACATCATCGAGCAGGCTTTCGCGCGCATCTGA
- a CDS encoding phosphatase PAP2 family protein, producing the protein MPSRPSRAVLGLLPPALLFALITWQVAADGPLLRPDERLSRALVHPDRASELLADLGEVQIALPVLVLVAGFVAWRGRAAGAKRWWVPSLAALAVMVLVPLIVVPLKVWTDRPGTPAVPPATGYYPSGHTATAAVAYGAAALVLLPWLRTVFARWLALATSALLVLAVSFGLVRRGYHWPLDVVASWCLCTVLLGALWLLLERERLERERSARERLRTAAARPCQTGAPRPSTRTTRTSDPSASRPYRGARKAQDIP; encoded by the coding sequence ATGCCGTCCCGCCCGTCCCGCGCCGTCCTCGGCCTCCTGCCGCCCGCCCTGCTCTTCGCGCTGATCACCTGGCAGGTCGCCGCCGACGGCCCGCTGCTGCGCCCGGACGAGCGCCTCAGCCGTGCCCTCGTCCACCCCGACCGGGCCTCCGAGCTGCTGGCCGACCTGGGCGAGGTGCAGATCGCGCTGCCCGTCCTGGTGCTGGTCGCCGGGTTTGTGGCGTGGCGGGGAAGAGCGGCGGGTGCGAAGCGGTGGTGGGTGCCGTCCCTCGCCGCGCTGGCCGTGATGGTGCTGGTGCCGCTGATCGTCGTCCCCCTGAAGGTGTGGACCGACCGGCCCGGTACGCCCGCCGTGCCCCCGGCCACCGGCTACTACCCGTCCGGGCACACGGCGACGGCGGCCGTCGCCTACGGCGCGGCGGCGCTGGTCCTGCTGCCGTGGCTGCGCACCGTGTTCGCCCGGTGGCTGGCCCTCGCGACGAGCGCCCTCCTCGTCCTGGCCGTGTCGTTCGGGCTGGTGCGGCGCGGCTACCACTGGCCGCTGGACGTCGTGGCGAGCTGGTGTCTGTGCACGGTGCTGCTCGGTGCGCTGTGGCTCCTCCTGGAACGCGAGCGGCTGGAACGCGAGCGGTCGGCGCGGGAGCGGCTCCGGACGGCAGCGGCACGACCGTGCCAAACCGGCGCACCCCGGCCGTCCACCCGTACGACTCGGACAAGCGACCCTTCGGCCTCCCGCCCCTACCGTGGAGCACGAAAAGCACAGGACATCCCCTAA
- a CDS encoding aldehyde dehydrogenase family protein, whose amino-acid sequence MGATHAFWLAGRQVTGEDSFDVTSPWDGRLVGKVSVPTDAQVEEAVAAAYAVRDEFAATPAHVRAAALDHVSKRLVERTEEIARLISAENGKPIKWARGEVGRAVSVFRFSAEEARRFNGGEAQRLDTDAGGQGRLALTRRFPKGVVLGIAPFNFPLNLCAHKIAPAIAAGAPIILKPAPATPLSGLIIGDLLAETELPAGSWSILPVANDRMPALVQDERLPVISFTGSEKVGYAIMDSVPRKHCTLELGGNGAAVVLGDFASDADLDWAAGRIATFSNYQGGQSCISVQRVIADASVYDRLLPRIVAAVEAQVTGDPSDDKTDVGPLVSEDAAKRVETWVDEAVAAGAALLAGGKRDGASYAPTVLTDVPADTTLACEEVFGPVLTVTKVDGEAEAFAAVNSSKYGLQAGVFTHDVQVAFRAHRALEVGGVIVGDVPSYRADQMPYGGAKQSGVGREGVRFAMDDYTYERVLVLTGLAL is encoded by the coding sequence GTGGGGGCCACCCACGCCTTCTGGCTGGCCGGCCGCCAGGTCACCGGTGAGGACAGCTTCGACGTCACCTCCCCGTGGGACGGCCGGCTCGTCGGCAAGGTCAGCGTGCCGACCGACGCGCAGGTCGAGGAGGCCGTGGCCGCCGCGTACGCCGTGCGGGACGAGTTCGCCGCCACCCCGGCCCATGTGCGCGCGGCCGCCCTCGACCACGTCAGCAAGCGGCTCGTCGAGCGCACCGAGGAGATCGCCCGGCTGATCTCCGCCGAGAACGGCAAGCCGATCAAGTGGGCGCGCGGCGAGGTCGGCCGAGCCGTCTCCGTGTTCCGGTTCTCCGCCGAGGAGGCCCGGCGGTTCAACGGCGGCGAGGCCCAGCGGCTCGACACCGACGCCGGCGGCCAGGGACGTCTCGCCCTCACCCGGCGCTTCCCGAAGGGTGTCGTGCTCGGCATCGCGCCGTTCAACTTCCCGCTGAACCTGTGCGCCCACAAGATCGCCCCGGCGATCGCGGCCGGCGCGCCGATCATCCTCAAGCCGGCCCCGGCGACCCCGCTGTCCGGCCTGATCATCGGTGACCTGCTCGCCGAGACCGAGCTGCCGGCCGGCTCCTGGAGCATCCTGCCGGTCGCCAACGACCGCATGCCCGCCCTCGTCCAGGACGAGCGCCTGCCGGTCATCTCCTTCACCGGCTCCGAGAAGGTCGGCTACGCGATCATGGACTCGGTGCCGCGCAAGCACTGCACCCTGGAGCTGGGCGGCAACGGCGCGGCCGTCGTCCTCGGCGACTTCGCGAGCGACGCCGACCTCGACTGGGCCGCCGGCCGCATCGCGACCTTCTCCAACTACCAGGGCGGCCAGTCCTGCATCTCCGTGCAGCGGGTCATCGCGGACGCCTCTGTGTACGACCGGCTGCTGCCGCGGATCGTCGCCGCCGTCGAGGCGCAGGTCACCGGTGACCCCTCCGACGACAAGACCGACGTGGGCCCGCTGGTCAGCGAGGACGCGGCCAAGCGCGTCGAGACCTGGGTGGACGAGGCCGTCGCGGCGGGCGCCGCCCTCCTCGCGGGCGGCAAGCGCGACGGCGCCTCCTACGCGCCGACCGTCCTCACCGACGTACCGGCGGACACCACCCTCGCCTGCGAGGAGGTCTTCGGACCGGTCCTCACCGTGACGAAGGTGGACGGCGAGGCCGAGGCCTTCGCCGCCGTCAACTCGTCCAAGTACGGCCTCCAGGCGGGCGTGTTCACGCACGACGTCCAGGTCGCCTTCCGCGCCCACCGCGCGCTGGAGGTCGGCGGTGTCATCGTCGGCGACGTGCCCTCCTACCGTGCCGACCAGATGCCGTACGGCGGCGCCAAGCAGTCCGGCGTCGGGCGCGAGGGCGTGCGGTTCGCGATGGACGACTACACGTACGAGCGGGTGCTGGTGCTCACCGGGCTCGCGCTCTGA